From the genome of Sulfurimonas paralvinellae:
ATCACCCTTTTACAAACAAATTGACGCATGGGCTCTATCCTCCCGGATCGTCTATTAAACCGCTTTTAGGCCTTTTGTATATTACCACGAAGCTAAATGAACGATGGAGTGTGGACTGTCGTTCAAATTTACGAATCGCCAATAGAACTTTTCGCTGTTGGAAAGCAAAAGGTCACCGTCATACGGATATCGTAAAAGCTATTCGTGAGAGTTGCGATGACTATTTTTACGAAGGCAGTCTTATTCTAGGTAATGAGGCTATGAGTAAAGGCCTTAAACGTTATGGTTTTGGTGAAAAGACGGGCGTTGATATGCCCAATGAATTCATCGGTGTAGTGCCGTCACGTTTATGGAAGCTTAGAAAATACAATCGTTCCTGGAACATTGGAGAGACGGCTAATATGTCGATAGGACAAGGGGACTTTCTTGTAACTCCATTGCAGATCGCACGTGAGACAGCTTTAGTAGCAACCGGAAAACTTGTGACACCGCATTTTGCGAAATATATTGGCGATGAACCTTATAAAGTGAAATATAAGGATGTATTGACACAAAAAGAGAAGAGAAAACTTCCTATTATACGTAAAGCAATGTATCAGGTCTGTAACTCCCCGCATGGGACGGCGACAAATTATTTAAGTTCAAAAGTGACAATATCTGGAAAAACCGGAACGGCACAGGTGATTGGAATTAAACAGGATATAGAAAAAAGAAAGCTTGAGCATGAACTCTCTTACTATAACCGTTCTCATGCATGGTTTACAACCTATGGACCTTCAAAGAAACCACAGTATATTGTGACTGTTATGGTAGAGCATGGCGGGCATGGTGGACATGCCGCCGGTAAGATTGTCTCAGATATATACAATAAGCTGTTGGAGCTTGGGTATATTAAGAAGCGTTGATTTTCCCTTTGGAAAACAGAAGTACAATGTAAAAAACAAAGCTAATGTAGGGAATAAATAGCAAAATACTCCACCATCCTGATTTCCCCATATCTTTAAGTCTTTTAATGCTGAGAACCACCATAGAATAGGTGCATAAAAGTATGATAATAAGTGCCATTGCATAGCTGATCGGTTCAAATGGATTGATTTTGAACAAGATCATGACTATACCAATAAGAAATGAGAGAACCCCCAGGGTATTTATCATTAAGCTGCGACGAAAAAATGTACCTCTGTCTATGGTGCTGTTTGTAAGGAAATACCTTCGGATAACATTATCTTGATCGATATTTTTATATTTAAAAAATTTTCTAGCTATGAAAATATCAAAAGGTTCCAAATCAAAAGGCATATTTACAAGAAATAGAGCAGCTTCAAGATATCGGCTCTTATCAAAGTCAATATCTACCTCTCCATTGTAAATAGCCTGATTCGAATAAAAACTTATATACTCTATTAGATAGCTGTTCTCAGGCATTAATGTTTGAATGTAACGTGCATATTCCTGTAGCGTAAAGTTTGCTTTTTGCCCTTTATGAAAATGGCTATAATATTTTTCTACTTCTTTATAAGCGGCGATAACAAAGTCTACATTGTTTTTTTGAGCATGTTTTTCTATACGGTTTTTTGCTGTATATGTCCAGAAATATTTTCTGGCATAATACAAAAATACAACTAAAAAAGAGAAAAAGATTACAACAAGTGGTATCAATTGTGTTTTGGTAAGCAGTCTCTCTTCTATCTTTTTGTCTGTTTTTTCTCCTTTAAAAGGGATATCGTCCGCTGCGTGAAAACTGACCCAGCCTATCCCTTTGACAAAGACTTCAGTCCATACTGCTTTGTTTTTACTTTCAATCAGATAGGAGTGTGTGGCTAGATTGTACTCTCCAGGAGCATAACCTGTGACAAGTCTGGCGTATTCACCTGTGGAACGAAGCATAATGACAAGGGCTGAATTAAACTGCAAAGCGTTTCCTGTTTTTGTCTTAAAAAGCATTTCTGAGAGTGTCTGATTTTGTATCGGGCTGTTTATGGAAGCGTGTTGGTAAAAGTAGTTCATTTTAAAATAGTTGATTATACTTTGCGCTTTTTCAAATGAATTATCCCCTCTTTTTGTAATATATCTGGCCAATTTGTAGATCTTTGGATCAGAATGATATCCCGGTCTGGAGTATGCCTTTTTGTACCAGACATCAGCATAGCTGATAACATCGTGTCTATAATATTTATCTCTTTCTACGCATGCCGTATAATAAGTGCCGGTTTCAAGTTGTGACGGAGCATAAATGGTTCTTGCGGCATCTTCATAAAAGGTGTCCGATGGAAACTGTAGTCTCAGCAGACCTTCAGGAGTGTATATAATGGGTTTTCCGGAGAGCTTTCCTTTGACAGTAATGGTGTAGTTGTCACTCTGTTTTGTAAAATATTCGTTGTAATAAAATTCATTGGGCTTAAAAGGCCGTGTTCGCTTTTGCCATTTTTTGCCATTCCAATAATCATAATAGTCTCTACTGTTTCGTTGAATGGTATACATTTTTGTCAAAACTTTTTTCCAGCTTTTTCCGTTAAATGATGCATAGGTTTCACCGCGTAAAAATCGTGCCTCTTTGCCTTTTACCTTAAAGAGTATTCTGTTTGAACTTTTGCTTGAGCCATCACGTATGCTGGAATAATAAGCCCGTTTGTTCTTCTCTTTTAATTTTCTTTCGAAAATAATGTTATGTTCTTGATCTGTTTTGAGTGAAGCAGTTGAGTGTTTCATATTGCTATGAAAAGGCAAGGTGAGCGAAGAGTGCGCTGTTGTACTGCCATCTTTTGTGTAGCTAGGCAGGTCTGTGACCCTTTCTTTATGATCTTTGTTCTTTGTATTGCTCTCTCCGCTTACTCCCTTATACTCTTTTTTACCGCCAAAAGGCAAAATACCATAGTGTATAGCTTTTGGCTGCGGCAATAGATAGTATAAAAGGGCAGTTAAAATAGAGACCACTATAAGAAGTGTAAAAGTCGTTCCGAAAAAATGTGTGTTTGTTTTATAATTATATGCAGTGTGGAGTTGCAATCTTGCAGTGTAATACTCAGCTACAACTACGGTGAGAAAGGAAAAAGTAAAGAGTATGATACTCACAACTGAATATTTGTTGGAGATGATGGAACTTGCATACAAAAAAAGTAAGAATGAAAAGATTAGAAGATATGCCAACATCCTTCTCTCACGCAAGGAGATATTTACCCCTGTTATGACCGAAAGCGAAACAATCAATATACCGATATCTGAGTTATAGTTCATAAAGTAACGAACAGAAAAGGCTATACCTATGAGCATACCAATATAACCGATATTTTTTATGGTCTTAGCATGTTTTTCGGCAAAAAACCATGAAAGCAGCAGCGAAGCTGCCAAAAGAAAAAGAATAGCAGCTGTAATAATGCTGTTTCCGGCATATATGTCATTAGAGACCATAAAGGCCGGGATGGCTTCACAAAAGAAAAGGGCGATGTAGAGTGTCGGTGTTTTCAAAGAAACATCCTTTGGATGTCACATCCTTTTTTGAGTGTGTATTTATTATATTTCGGGTGATTGTTCAAAGTGAAATTTTCATCGGTTTTATTATTTATAAAACTCTCTGCCTGAATATCAAACAAAACAGGTTTTGAGGACCTTGCACTCAAAAGATCTATGTTTTGTTCCACTTTACCGCTTCCATTGTCAAATAAAATAAGTGTACCGCCTTTTTTAAGACCATGAAAGTATTTTACTGCATCAAGATAGCGTACATCTCCATTGCCTTTGACATGGGCTAAGGCCTTGAGTATTTCCATCTGATTGTGTGACCCTTTGATGTCAATGAGCTTTATTTCCTCTTCATCTTTACCGAAGATACTCACGCTGTAGCCATTGTCAAGACCATAAACAGCGAGCGATGCGGCAATGCTTATGGCATATTCGAGTGTTGTCTCAGTAAAAGAACCTCTATTGAACTCTTTATCTAAATCAAGCATTATAATTAAGCTCGATGATAAAAAATCCTGATACTCTCTTACGATGAGTTCACCTTTTTTTGCACTGCTAGGCCAGTGAATATGGCGTGGAGAATCGCCACGTTTATATTCTCTGATAGATACAAACTCTCCTTCTCCTCCTTTTTTCTTGCTTTTGTTCTCTCCATAAAGCATAGCATACTCATCGCTTATAAAAGGAAAGTGAATTACTTCCAGTGGTTTTGGATAGACAACAATCTCGCCTTTTGTCTCTTCGAAGGTTTTGCTGAAAGTTTGAAGCCCCATAGGAAATCCTGTTTGTATGATTAGAGGACCTATTGAATGCACACCGCGCAGCTCTAGTGACAACTCGCTCTTTATTGTCAGTTTGCTATTGAGTACTTTTACAAAAAACATATGCTTTTCATTGGAAGAAAATGGTGTTGGCAGCCAAAGTTCAAGAAAGAACTTGTTAAAAAAATTAGCTGAGGAGAGTTCTATACTTATAGGCATGGATTTTCTCTGCTGAGCATATTTTGGATGCTTCAAAGACGCATGAATCCCCAGTAGATTAAAATAGGGTGCTATCAAAGATAAAATGAGCATAGATAAGGAGAGTTCAGCTATAACATAGAGAAGCTCAATACCTCTGTTCACGGCAATCAGATAGATGATGACAAAGGTTGTAAATAGTAGTATGACGATTTTATTTTTTGCAAAGAATTGCAGCATTACTTGGGAACTTCTATCTTTGCCAGTACATCAGCGATGATGTCTTCATTTGTCAAACTTGCGCTGTATTGTGGTTTAATAACAATGCGATGAGATAAAACAGGTACGGCAATCCTTTTGATGATATCGGGGTCGACAAAATCTTTTTTTTCTACAAGAGCAAAAGCTTTTGAAGCGTGCATTAAAGCAAGTGAACCTCTCGGACTTGCTCCGTAAGCCAGAGAGTTGTGTTTGCGAAGTGCCTGCATAATTAATGCGATGTACTTTAAGACGATTTTATCTATTTTAATATTGAGGACTTGTTTTTGCAGCTCCAAAAGTTCCTGTGACGATATAACGGGCTTCAGGTTCTCTATTGGATGTTCTTTTTCCTGCATCTGCATGATTTCTATCTCATCTTCTACCGTTGGATAACCCATGCCGATTTTCATAAAAAAGCGGTCAAGCTGTGCTTCTGGAAGCGGGTAGGTACCATGGAACTCTATCGGGTTTTGTGTAGCTATTACCATAAAAGGAGAGGGGAGTTTATATGTTTTTCCATCTACAGTAACTTGCTCCTCCTCCATCGCTTCAAGCATACTTGATTGTGTTCGCGGTGTAGTACGGTTTATCTCATCAACTAAAAGGATATTTGTAAAAATTGGCCCGGCTTTAAATTCGAAACTTCTTTCCTGTTCATTATAGATAGAGACACCCGTAATGTCCGATGGCAAAAGGTCGGGAGTACACTGGACGCGTTTCAATCGTGTACTTATGGATTTTGAAAGTGCTCTTGCAAGGATGGTTTTTCCCAATCCCGGAGTATCTTCTATGAGGATGTGTCCTTTTGCCAAAAGAGAAACAATAAGCAATTTGATAGGTTCCTCTTTGCCGACTATGACGCTTTGTATATTTTTAATGAGTTTATTTAAATTATGTGACATCTATTTTTTCCTTTTATATTTTACTGCCAAGCAGTAATAGCTTGAGATATTTGTTCGAGTTCTGTATCAGAGTAGCGTACCACCTGTCCCTTCATAACGCCTTTCATAGGACCTCCGTAAGTGCCGTTTTTGTAGCCTTTTAGGGCTTGATAGATATCTTTCTGCGACATATTTCTAACAATTTTTGATTTACCTAAAGCAGCGCGGGACCAGTTTTGCCCATGACAGGCAAGACAGCTTTTTAATTTTGGAATAATGGTGAGATTATTGCTTTTAGCGATTATCTTTTTTTGCTTCATTTCATTTTTTTTGGAAACTATGAATTGGTTGTTGAAAAATGAAAAGGAGTCAAGAGAGTTTTGATTTGTTTTTTCTATTTCTCTTCCATCTAGATCTGTTATTTCTAAAATAAATTGATTATGCTGGGCATTGTTGGCATCTGTTTGCAGACGAAGATACCCAAAGAGAAGATGATTGTTTGTTGTGTCTATGGAAACTGTAGCCAGTATTTTCTTCTCTCCGTTAGCCGGTATGATGATTTTTTTATCGGAACCGTCTAGGTTTGCGCTGTAAACATCATTGTCTGCCCAGATGACTCTATGGTTGACGTTATCCACAACAATGCCTGCAGGGCGATTTGAAGAGACTACTTTTTGTAGCTCTTTTGTATTTAAATTAAGCGTAACAATCTGATGATTTGTTCCGTCGCTGATATAGAGTTTATCGTCAGCATCATTATAAAACAAGCCTTCAACAGAACGCAAGAGGGCTCTGTTTGAAAAAAGTATGGTCTTGTTATTCCCGTTGAAATCAGAAGAGACAATATCGTGATGTTTTCTTTGGGTATTCCACTGTGCAGAGTAGATTTTCTCTCTTTTGTTGTCAATCGCAAGACCGGCTGCTAAAATTGGTAATGCCATTATTCTTCTACTGTTTGTTCCGTCCAGATTCGCTTTAAATAAGCCAGGATCATTTACTCTGTTTACCCAGTAAAGCGCTCCGTATTTATCTACATTACAGGCCATTGTTTGTTTATTAAAAATATCAACTACTTTTGTTTGATTGCTAATGTCTTTCGTATTGGATAGGTAAATCCCGTTATACTCAACAAGACAAAGGTTGTATTTTGATTGTACAGTAGCTGTTTTTTGAGAAGTTCTGTTGTTATCATTTTTTATAATGGAGCTGATTTTTTTATCATTAGCGATGTAAAATAAAATAACAAGACCGGCAGCAGACGTCAGGATGTTGAAATAGGGTACTTTTCTTTTGGAAGTTCGTTCAGACTCTGTTGCTTTTTCAACACTCTTCTTTTTAGGCTGCTTTACTGCTCTTTCTTTGGGAGATTTTATGCTTGTGTCGGCTAAAACTTTCAGTGCATCTCTGAGTGTACTTATCACTACTTGGTTATTGTATGGATTATCTTCTATGGAGAGCAGATCCCAACCATCATCTGATTTGTAGAGCTTAATCTCTATATTTGTGTCTCTATAGTGAAAGATCCAGATAACTTCAGAGTCGCTCAGTTCTTTTACCGGAAGCAGCCAATTCCCTGTACTCTTATCTATGGTCCAGTGATGTTCATACGCACCGTTTGTATGGTTATATTGATTCCAGAGTTCATCTAATTGAAACTTGCTTGCGTCGCTTTGTGATACATTTTCATTTATAAACATTACTATTTATCCAAAGATTTAAGATACGTGAGAACACGCTTATAGGGTTATATTTCTAAGTTTGGTACTTTGGAAGCTGTTATGTTCTCTATCGCCTCGACTTCTTGTATCTTATTTTCCAGTTTTTGGCTGATATCTCGCATGACGGAGACTTCTTCTTTTGCCTGCTTTAATGCTTCTGACTTTAATGTATTTATTTTTGTCATAGCTTCATCAATATGTGCAAATGCTTCTTTAAGTGAAGCGACATTGAGCGTTGCTTCTCCTGCTTTTTTGTAGATTTCCGTTCCTTGTTCGTTCATACGTTTTGCATTGCCTACGATAAGCTCATTGGTAGCTTCTTTTGTTTTTTCGACCGCTTCGATGACATTCTTTTGGTTCTCAAGGGCTACCAGCATACTGACACCTATCTCAAGCGCTCTTTTTGTTACGACTTTGACGTTGGAGATGTTATCTATAAGCTCCCAGTTCGTATTAATAATAAAATCGTTTGAAAGAAAACTCTCCTGTGTCACTATAAGAATTTCGTAGATGCTTCGTATCTTTTTTTGAAGATTTAACATAAGATTGTTTACATAAAACTCTTTTTCTTTTTCATCAAGATTTTCTATGTTTTCTTCAATTGCATTGATAACGTGCTGCATGACAAGAGCTTTTCTCTGCAGGTTGATAGCTGCTTTTTTATAGCGTTCTTTATCGTGCTGTAGAACAACGTTGTCGTCACGAAGGAGCTTCTCTCCCTCATCAAGAGAGTTTAAAATCTCATCTATAAGCTCTGAAGCCGATTTGAATTTTGTGAGATATCTGTTTATTGGTGTGCCTATGAACGGCAGCATTGAAAAAAAGCTTTTTGCAGAGAGGTTGTGTTTGTTTGGATTGATGTCGGATATCTCATTACTGAGCGTCACAAGTGTTTTCGCAATATCATTAGACTGCGTATCATCTATTGACTGCATATCTGATATTTTACTTCCAAGAAGCTCTGATGAGTTCTCAAGTGACTCAACATCTTCAAGTGTTACGCTCTCAAGAATACCTCTAATCTCACTTTTGTCTTTTCCTTCAAAAAATCCCAAGAACTCTTTTGCTTTTTCTTTAATGCTTGCAAGCTCGTCAGAAGAGAGTTTATCTTCAAAAACAGTCACCTCTTCTGTATTCGTTATTTCATTTTGTCCAATGGATTTTTTAATGTCCGTCATATGTTTTTACCTTTTTTTGATTTTACTTACTATTTGGGTTGAGTGCTCAAACTCATTGAGAAGCATATCTATCTTTTTATCATTGTTGTTTTTACTCATAAGTTCTTCTATCAGGTTTTCCAAGCTCGCTTCTATAGCAACATTTTGTTCTATGTTCTTTTGAATTTCACTTTTGTAGAGCTCTCTCTTTGTTTCGTCTGAGCTTAGAGAGAAGGCTTTTGTCAGTCTATCTTTTATTTTTAAATTTTCAAGATACAAAGAGAGGGATGTATTGGCAATATTGACAACCCTTACAGTCAGTAAACTTTTACTAGAAAATTTTTCTTTCATAAAAGCAGTGATAAGATCAATTTTTGAAAAAATATTGTCTTTGATGTCAAGTCCGTATTGCAATGTTGCATTATGCCGCAACAGTTTGTATTTCTCCTCTTCTCTTGCATAGGCATAGTTTTGTTTATGTTTTTTAAAAAGGATATAGCATAGAACAAAACATAGAATGCTAAAGAGTGACAACACATTAAATATACTGATATCAAAAGATGATAAATTTAGAAACATAATGGATAAAGCATAACTGTATACTACGGTAAATGATGCTAAAAAAGCATACAGCAAAAGCCGCTGCCGTCTAAAAAAATATAAAATCAGGTCCAAAGTATAAACATCCAATATGAAAATTCGTTTATTCTAACATAAGAAGTTTTAAGTTAATGTTATAAATATTTTGATACTATCCTTTTAGTTATGAAGCAGGGATAAAATATGATTGATTATCAAGAGGCATTTAAAAAAAGAGTTTTTATCTTATTTTTACTGATTCTTATTATAACACCAATCACCGTTATCTATTTGGGTAAAAAGAGCAGCACCCTAAATGAGAAAGCTCCCGGCTTGTCTGTAAAAAATAGTTTCGCACTTCATTTACGGGGGTCTGTACAAGATATAAAGCTTTCAAAAAACTCAAAAACCGCATATACAGCAGCAGGAAGCAGAGGCATTTATATACTCGATGTTGAGAACTCAATGAAGCCAAAGCTGATAGGGCAGTTTAAATACTTCAGTAACTCCTATGACAAAGCCAGAAGCGTAGAACTTGCAGAAGAGAGAAATATGCTTTTTGTCAAAGATGCACAGGCAGGCATATATAGTATTGATATAACAAATCCTGTAGAACCCAAACTCCTAGATACCTATAAATCAGAAAATCCTATATATGCCTTTTGTCTCTCAGAAGATTTAAAAACTATTTACATAGCTGATAAAAAAGGGATTGCAGTTGCAGATATTCAAGATCCTGATGCTATCAACGTAATTGCTTATCACAGTATAGAAAAAAGATATATCAATCTCATTGAGGTCAACAAAAATACGCTTTATCTTTTGTGCGAAAGCGGCATAGATATTCTATACACAGATGGATCTCAACCGGCAAAGCTGATCGGTAGTTATACAACAGCCGGTGATGCAAAGAAAATGACACTTTCAAAAGACAAAACAAAAGCATTTGTTTCAATCGGAAATAGCGGCGTAGAAATATTAGATATTGCCAACAAACTATATCCAAAACCTCTTGGAATATTTAAAACGTCTGCCGCTGCAGATAAAACAATAGTATCAAGAAATGCAAAGATCATTTATGTGGCTGATACCAATGGAGATATTGAGATAGCAGATATTCAAAACCCCGACAGCGGGGAATTGTTACAAAAGATAAGAACTAAACTATCTGCTCAGGAAAAATTATGGGATATTGCTTTGTCTGTGGATGAAAAGAAGCTTTTTACAGCTTCAGGTATTGAAGGTGTAAGAGTTGTCAAGCTGAAATAGTCAATGACTTTATCAGATTGAGTGTGTGATAAAAAGCGCCAAAATAGTCAATAAAAAGATTCCGCCGGCTTTGTTATAGATTTTATTTGCTAAAATAAAGAGCAGGGCAATGGATGCTGATGCTAAGATCATAATATCATAATTTGTTGCCTGCAGGTCAATAGTAAGCGGGTTTATAAGTGCTGAACCGCCAAGAACCATAGAGAAGTTGGCGACATTAGAGCCGATAATATTGCCGATGCTCATCTCTGCATTTCCTTTTTTCACAGCGACAAGCGAGACTACAAGTTCCGGAAGCGATGTACCCAAAGAGATGAGAAAAAGTCCGATGATCCACTCGCTGACACCGAGTGAATGGGCAATGTTCGTTCCACTCTCAACAACATAGTTTGCACCGCCGATAGTGAAAAGAAAACCTATACTAAGCAGCAGGATACTTTTTGGCCAGTTAAATTTTTCTTGTTCGAGATCTTCATCTATTTCACCTTCTAAGTCATCTTTTGAACTACTAAAGAGAAACAGAAGGTACGACACCATCATGAGAAGAAATAAGACACCGTCAAATCGGCTGATTTCTCCGTCTTGGATCATGATGTAGAAGATGACAACAGGAACAATGACCCAGGCGCTGTCTTTTGCAAAAAGGTTTCTTTGTGGGTTCATCGATTTTGCTATCATGAAGACAACACCAAGAACAAGAGAGATGTTAAATATAACACTACCGACGACATTGGCAACGGCCATATCGCTTTTACCATGGTATGATGCCATCATAGAGGCTGCCATTTCAGGAAGGGAAGTTCCAAAAGCGATGAGTGTCGCACCGATGACAAAGTGTGAGATGTTAAAATGGAGTGCAATTCTTTCACTCTCTTTTATGATGAAACCTGCGCCGTAAATGAGTGCAGCCATAGCTGCTAAAAATACAATATAATCCATAATCAGCCCTCAGTTCTTACTATTAAACTTTTTGGAAGTTTGAATTTACTAATGAGTTCTTCTTCCTTTGAACGCATCTCTCCATCGTCACATTCATGGTCATAACCAAGCAGATGCAGTAGTCCGTGGATAAACAGCAAGGAAAATTCGTCATCTTCTTCATGTCCAAACTCTTTTGCTTTGTTTTGAACATGATCCACTGAAATAATAATGCTTCCAAGCGGTGCCATAGGCATATCTTCATATGGAAAACTAAGAACGTCAGTTGGTTTATCTATATTTCTGTACTCTTTGTTGATCTCTTGAATCTTCTCATTGGTAGTGACAATTAATTCTATCTCTTTATCTGTCAAATCAGAAACGATCTGTTTTAAAAAATCTTCATTAATTGTGTATGTTGTTTGGTTATCTATATCAATCATAAGTGAAATTATAGCGAAAGAGAGGTGTTAAAAGTAGGAAAATTAGGCAGTAAGGTTAATATTGCCGCCAATTCCTGTTTTTTGTGCAGTTACCTGCTGTGATTGTTGCTGTGCACTTTCTAAAATCTGTTCCATTTGTTTTTTTTGAACATCCATGGATTTTTTCATTACTTCTATAGATGCTGATTGTGACGTACCGGCGGATGAACTGCTATTAGATGAAATTTCCATTGCAAATCCTTTTTTATAAATTATCTTTACTCATTTTATTGTTATTTATATTTAAAAAAGATTAAAAAAATATTTTACTTATGTTAAAATCACATTATGAAAAACAGAAATAGAAAAGCAGTCTGCATTATGAGTGGTGGTATGGATTCCACTTTGGCAGCCTATATGATGCAAGAACAGGGCTATGAGATCATTGCAGTTCATTTTAATTATGACCAAAGAACGCAGCAAAAAGAGCTGCAATGCTTTGAATCAATAGCATCGGTTCTGCAGGTTCAAGAGAAATATGTTCTTGATATTGATTTTTTTAAACAACTTGGTGCCTCTGCATTGACAGATAAAAATATTGACGTTCCTACAGATGGTCTTGAAGAGGGTGTTCCTGTGACCTATGTACCTTTTAGAAATGGTATTTTTCTCTCCATGGCAGCAGCTATTGCTGAAAAAGAGAGTGCTGAAGTGATTGCCATCGGTGTCGTTGAAGAAGACAGCAGTGGCTATCCGGATTGCCGTGAAGATTATATAACGGCTATGCAAAGAGCCATTAACCTTGGAACAAAAGATGAAACCAATATAGAGATAAAAATGCCTCTGGTTCACCTGAAAAAATCTGAGATCGTGAGAGAAGCTCTAAAACTGCATGTTCCTTTGGAATTTACATGGAGTTGTTATAAAAATGAAGATAAAGCATGTGGTGTTTGTGACAGCTGTCGATTGCGATTGGCTGGTTTTGAAAAAGCAGGAGTAAAGGACCCTATTGCATACCTCTAAAATCAATTTTAGAGAATATGAAGTAGAGGTTATATGTAATCCCCGCTTAAAAAACAGCTATATACACATCAGCCATAGCGGAGTTATTACGGTAAAAACCCCTCATAAATCCAAACGTTTTGTATCGGCTCTTTTAAATGATAAAAGCAGTTGGATAGAGAAGCAGATAGAAAAAAATGCTCTTCGTTCAAAAATTACAATAAATTTGGAAGATGAAGTGCTTCTTTTTGGTGAGATATACAGCATTGACAGTGCTGAAGCGACAAAACTGCGTGAGAAGCTGCATAGACTGCGCACTGCAACCAAAGAAAAGGTTTTAAAGGCATATGACACTTTTTACAAAGAAGCAGCAATGCTATATCTCACGCAGGAGGCAAATAGGCAGGCAAAGAGAATGAATCTGCAGTTTAGTGGACTCAAATTTCGAAAAATGAAAAGCAGGTGGGGCAGTTGCAGTTCCAAAGGTATTGTTACATTCAACACCAAACTTATGAAACTTGAAAAAGAGTTGATACTTTATGTCGTGATTCATGAACTTGCACACTTGGTGCACATGAACCATTCAAAGGCATTTCATGATCTGGTTGAAGCGTATCTTCCCAACTCAAAAGAAATTCGAAAACGCTTAAAAGCAGTAAGTATCGTCTCCTAGACATTTTAGAGAGTATTTGCTAGAAGGTGACCACATCATCCAGCCATCTGTTCCTGCATCTTCAGTAGCTTTTATCTGTGCCTGAATCTCTTCTCTGTCATACTCTTTTTTTCTTCGTGTATAATCTCTAAAATATTGCAGCCACGGCCTTACACGCTGGCTGGGAATTCTGTCCTGAATTGTTTTGACACTTCTAAAAACCACTTCATAAGGATATTCGGAAGGGTGTTCGAAATAGAACGAACCACTGGAAAACCCTGAAGGATAGAGCATCGGTGCCAAATAGTCTGCGTGAGCCGCAAGGGAGGTAACAGTCTGTCCTATCCCGTTATCATCTTTTGCCCAACAGATATTTCCGTAGGTATCAACAGAGATAAAAACGCCGTATTTTCGCAGTCTTACTCTTGCTTCATCCAAAAAACTCTCTATGGCTAAAATACGGTTTTTTTGTGTATTTTCTTTAGAGTAGAGCAGGCCTGTTTTT
Proteins encoded in this window:
- a CDS encoding toxic anion resistance protein produces the protein MTDIKKSIGQNEITNTEEVTVFEDKLSSDELASIKEKAKEFLGFFEGKDKSEIRGILESVTLEDVESLENSSELLGSKISDMQSIDDTQSNDIAKTLVTLSNEISDINPNKHNLSAKSFFSMLPFIGTPINRYLTKFKSASELIDEILNSLDEGEKLLRDDNVVLQHDKERYKKAAINLQRKALVMQHVINAIEENIENLDEKEKEFYVNNLMLNLQKKIRSIYEILIVTQESFLSNDFIINTNWELIDNISNVKVVTKRALEIGVSMLVALENQKNVIEAVEKTKEATNELIVGNAKRMNEQGTEIYKKAGEATLNVASLKEAFAHIDEAMTKINTLKSEALKQAKEEVSVMRDISQKLENKIQEVEAIENITASKVPNLEI
- a CDS encoding LVIVD repeat-containing protein, whose product is MIDYQEAFKKRVFILFLLILIITPITVIYLGKKSSTLNEKAPGLSVKNSFALHLRGSVQDIKLSKNSKTAYTAAGSRGIYILDVENSMKPKLIGQFKYFSNSYDKARSVELAEERNMLFVKDAQAGIYSIDITNPVEPKLLDTYKSENPIYAFCLSEDLKTIYIADKKGIAVADIQDPDAINVIAYHSIEKRYINLIEVNKNTLYLLCESGIDILYTDGSQPAKLIGSYTTAGDAKKMTLSKDKTKAFVSIGNSGVEILDIANKLYPKPLGIFKTSAAADKTIVSRNAKIIYVADTNGDIEIADIQNPDSGELLQKIRTKLSAQEKLWDIALSVDEKKLFTASGIEGVRVVKLK
- a CDS encoding calcium/sodium antiporter → MDYIVFLAAMAALIYGAGFIIKESERIALHFNISHFVIGATLIAFGTSLPEMAASMMASYHGKSDMAVANVVGSVIFNISLVLGVVFMIAKSMNPQRNLFAKDSAWVIVPVVIFYIMIQDGEISRFDGVLFLLMMVSYLLFLFSSSKDDLEGEIDEDLEQEKFNWPKSILLLSIGFLFTIGGANYVVESGTNIAHSLGVSEWIIGLFLISLGTSLPELVVSLVAVKKGNAEMSIGNIIGSNVANFSMVLGGSALINPLTIDLQATNYDIMILASASIALLFILANKIYNKAGGIFLLTILALFITHSI
- the ybeY gene encoding rRNA maturation RNase YbeY, which codes for MIDIDNQTTYTINEDFLKQIVSDLTDKEIELIVTTNEKIQEINKEYRNIDKPTDVLSFPYEDMPMAPLGSIIISVDHVQNKAKEFGHEEDDEFSLLFIHGLLHLLGYDHECDDGEMRSKEEELISKFKLPKSLIVRTEG
- a CDS encoding putative motility protein, giving the protein MEISSNSSSSAGTSQSASIEVMKKSMDVQKKQMEQILESAQQQSQQVTAQKTGIGGNINLTA
- the queC gene encoding 7-cyano-7-deazaguanine synthase QueC; translation: MKNRNRKAVCIMSGGMDSTLAAYMMQEQGYEIIAVHFNYDQRTQQKELQCFESIASVLQVQEKYVLDIDFFKQLGASALTDKNIDVPTDGLEEGVPVTYVPFRNGIFLSMAAAIAEKESAEVIAIGVVEEDSSGYPDCREDYITAMQRAINLGTKDETNIEIKMPLVHLKKSEIVREALKLHVPLEFTWSCYKNEDKACGVCDSCRLRLAGFEKAGVKDPIAYL
- a CDS encoding M48 family metallopeptidase, with the protein product MHTSKINFREYEVEVICNPRLKNSYIHISHSGVITVKTPHKSKRFVSALLNDKSSWIEKQIEKNALRSKITINLEDEVLLFGEIYSIDSAEATKLREKLHRLRTATKEKVLKAYDTFYKEAAMLYLTQEANRQAKRMNLQFSGLKFRKMKSRWGSCSSKGIVTFNTKLMKLEKELILYVVIHELAHLVHMNHSKAFHDLVEAYLPNSKEIRKRLKAVSIVS